The following are encoded in a window of Congzhengia minquanensis genomic DNA:
- a CDS encoding amidohydrolase family protein has protein sequence MSNVNIVANHAHVFPKSFREDGTVDSLKALMDECGILKAVAFAPFSDMVENPNRWLAAELNGEDRLLGFGTVDFSKENIKDQVNEIFALGFRGIKLHPAYQKFSLVSEKAFEVYGQAEKLGLLLSFHTGIHWHRIQDYNVILHDEIAYHFKNLKFTMEHVGGYAYFDQAVGVLCNNPKTTFAGLTSVFDWEMNKFWYLNENRLKDLIHLIGAERCIFGLDFPYNDAEKTKHGIAVLNGLGLTDEQKQMIFGGTLTHLLGI, from the coding sequence ATGAGCAATGTAAACATCGTTGCAAACCATGCCCATGTGTTTCCGAAAAGTTTTCGGGAGGATGGGACGGTTGACAGTTTAAAAGCGTTGATGGACGAATGCGGCATTTTAAAGGCCGTGGCCTTTGCGCCTTTTTCGGACATGGTGGAAAACCCCAACCGCTGGCTTGCTGCGGAGTTAAACGGCGAAGACCGCCTTTTGGGATTTGGGACAGTGGATTTTTCGAAGGAAAACATAAAAGACCAGGTAAACGAGATTTTTGCACTGGGGTTTCGCGGCATAAAGCTGCACCCTGCCTATCAAAAATTCAGCCTGGTGAGTGAAAAGGCCTTTGAGGTTTACGGGCAGGCAGAAAAACTGGGGCTCCTGCTATCGTTCCACACAGGCATTCACTGGCACAGAATTCAGGATTATAACGTAATTCTGCATGATGAAATTGCCTATCATTTTAAAAACTTAAAGTTTACCATGGAGCACGTGGGTGGTTATGCCTATTTTGACCAGGCGGTGGGGGTTTTGTGCAATAACCCAAAAACCACCTTTGCAGGTCTGACCAGCGTGTTCGACTGGGAAATGAACAAATTTTGGTATTTAAACGAAAACAGACTGAAAGATTTAATTCACTTAATTGGCGCGGAGCGCTGCATATTTGGTTTAGATTTTCCCTATAACGATGCAGAAAAAACAAAACACGGCATTGCCGTTTTAAACGGCCTTGGGCTGACGGACGAACAAAAGCAAATGATTTTTGGCGGCACGCTGACGCATCTGTTGGGCATTTAA
- a CDS encoding Gfo/Idh/MocA family protein — MMKVAMIGCGGIGEYHLSHLTTFGDIAQLAGFCDLILERAEKFAQETGGGAMAYTDFRVMLTEVKPDAVFVCVPPYCHGEIEEELINRNIDFFVEKPLTLDMELAKSIEKRVAEKGLVTAVGFQCRYDMLAEHIKEFARQNPIPFVDCTRFGSIPEVFWWKDKKLSGGQLVEQTIHQLDYIRYVLGEPETVFSMAARGFVEAADYDTDDLSATVVRFENGALATIGTGCYAESGDAFDSKTVFSAKDKRGEMKLLDTFEIFGGQQQEENEIGNLVVKGDGGLSSASKNGLVYQNEGDPGFLCDRTFLEAVLSRDQSKIRSTYSDALKTLAFGLACNKSMETGLPVHVQDLLK; from the coding sequence ATGATGAAAGTAGCAATGATTGGCTGTGGCGGCATTGGAGAATATCATTTATCACATTTAACCACTTTTGGCGACATCGCACAGTTAGCGGGCTTTTGTGATTTAATATTGGAAAGGGCGGAAAAGTTTGCGCAAGAAACCGGCGGGGGCGCAATGGCTTATACAGATTTTCGCGTTATGCTTACGGAAGTAAAACCAGACGCGGTGTTTGTGTGCGTGCCGCCCTATTGTCACGGCGAAATTGAAGAAGAACTCATCAATCGAAACATCGACTTTTTTGTGGAAAAGCCCCTGACGTTAGACATGGAGCTTGCAAAATCCATTGAAAAGCGGGTGGCAGAAAAAGGGCTTGTTACAGCGGTGGGCTTTCAGTGCCGGTATGACATGCTTGCAGAGCATATTAAGGAGTTTGCAAGGCAAAACCCCATCCCCTTTGTGGACTGCACGCGGTTTGGTTCCATTCCCGAGGTATTTTGGTGGAAGGATAAAAAGCTTTCCGGCGGACAGTTGGTGGAGCAGACCATTCACCAGCTGGACTATATCCGGTATGTGCTGGGAGAGCCGGAAACGGTGTTCTCCATGGCGGCGAGAGGCTTTGTGGAGGCAGCAGACTATGACACCGACGACTTGAGTGCAACAGTGGTACGGTTTGAAAATGGGGCGCTGGCCACCATTGGAACGGGGTGCTATGCAGAAAGCGGCGATGCGTTCGACTCGAAAACCGTTTTCAGCGCCAAAGATAAACGTGGTGAAATGAAGCTGTTAGATACTTTTGAAATATTTGGCGGGCAACAGCAGGAAGAAAACGAAATTGGAAATCTGGTGGTGAAGGGGGACGGGGGACTATCCAGCGCGTCGAAAAACGGCTTGGTTTATCAAAACGAGGGCGACCCGGGCTTTTTGTGCGACAGAACCTTTTTAGAGGCTGTGCTGTCCCGCGATCAAAGCAAAATTCGCTCCACCTACAGCGACGCTTTAAAAACGCTGGCCTTTGGTTTGGCCTGCAACAAATCTATGGAAACGGGACTTCCTGTGCATGTGCAGGATTTGTTAAAATAG
- a CDS encoding sugar phosphate isomerase/epimerase family protein: MKKSMNAWSAAADESFEEMFSHLSACGFAAVELNVDEPGHSAHSLTMETSEAELFKIRETAAQFGLKIAGISTSLYNGTLGAKDAAEREKGKNILRKQMICAAALGTDSVLCVPGLDVSGGASLKEAFEASYLALSEMKQEIEDSQIYVCLENVWNGFFTSPNDMAVFIDRLNSPYMKAYYDVGNTVAFSDTVSWIHILGKRIQRIHVKGFKRNGGLNSGGDFVDLLSGDINWPAVTEALSAVGYDGYLTAEVSPTREYSEMLTFYKEVSAQEDAILKGALL, encoded by the coding sequence ATGAAAAAATCTATGAATGCATGGTCGGCAGCCGCCGACGAAAGCTTTGAAGAAATGTTTTCCCACCTTTCTGCCTGCGGTTTTGCAGCGGTGGAACTGAATGTGGACGAACCGGGCCATTCGGCCCACTCATTAACCATGGAAACAAGCGAGGCAGAGCTTTTTAAAATCCGCGAAACCGCCGCGCAGTTTGGCTTAAAAATTGCCGGCATTTCCACCTCGCTTTACAATGGCACACTGGGAGCAAAAGACGCAGCAGAACGGGAAAAGGGCAAAAATATTTTAAGAAAACAGATGATTTGTGCAGCAGCGCTGGGAACTGATAGTGTGCTGTGCGTTCCCGGGTTGGATGTTTCCGGCGGTGCGTCTTTAAAGGAGGCGTTTGAGGCTTCTTATCTGGCCCTCTCGGAAATGAAGCAGGAAATTGAGGATAGCCAAATTTATGTATGTTTAGAAAACGTGTGGAACGGGTTTTTCACCTCGCCGAACGACATGGCGGTCTTTATCGACCGGCTGAATTCCCCCTATATGAAAGCCTATTATGATGTGGGCAACACCGTTGCGTTTTCCGACACGGTTTCGTGGATTCATATTTTGGGAAAAAGGATTCAGAGAATTCACGTAAAGGGATTTAAACGGAACGGCGGTCTGAACAGCGGCGGCGATTTTGTGGATTTGCTTTCCGGCGACATCAACTGGCCGGCTGTGACGGAGGCGCTTTCCGCTGTTGGGTATGACGGATATTTGACGGCAGAGGTATCTCCCACAAGGGAATACAGCGAAATGCTGACGTTTTATAAAGAGGTGTCTGCTCAGGAGGACGCCATTTTGAAAGGAGCTTTGTTATGA
- a CDS encoding AraC family transcriptional regulator, translating to MDNKAYYTDDIDIENGNRCLTDRPLYVNCAGVCSFEVDFSGGHEKGREDFYLMYLCRGELSVAFGGRNCAFKSGQLIIFPPKTPCMYKNKPGTHVDYFWLHFTGTKAEALLENARLPLNRPINVSVDERILSAFQQLFAEFMERDFLFHTSIVSKLVDVCTLFGRAAASLLEENRDGVTLSASLRYIDEHYAKPISVKDLANLEHISCGHFRVLFKQKTGMTPTYYITALRLRNACVLLKQTDLTVKEIALSVGFSDQMYFTRVFTKQFGIPPKAFRR from the coding sequence ATGGACAACAAAGCCTATTACACCGACGACATCGACATTGAGAACGGCAACCGCTGTCTGACCGACAGGCCGCTGTATGTGAACTGCGCTGGGGTTTGCTCCTTTGAGGTCGATTTTTCCGGCGGCCATGAAAAGGGCCGGGAAGATTTTTATTTAATGTATCTGTGCCGCGGGGAGCTTAGCGTTGCGTTCGGCGGCAGAAACTGTGCTTTCAAAAGCGGCCAGCTCATAATTTTTCCGCCGAAAACGCCCTGCATGTATAAAAACAAGCCCGGCACCCATGTGGACTATTTTTGGCTGCACTTTACCGGGACAAAGGCGGAAGCGCTTTTGGAAAACGCACGCCTGCCCTTAAACAGGCCTATAAACGTTTCGGTAGACGAGCGGATTTTAAGTGCCTTTCAGCAGTTATTTGCAGAATTTATGGAGCGGGACTTTCTGTTTCACACCTCCATTGTTTCAAAGCTTGTTGATGTGTGCACCCTGTTTGGCCGGGCGGCAGCTTCCCTGTTAGAGGAAAACAGGGACGGAGTTACACTGAGTGCTTCCCTTCGGTATATTGACGAGCACTACGCAAAACCCATTTCTGTCAAAGACCTGGCAAACCTGGAGCACATAAGCTGCGGCCATTTCCGAGTGTTGTTTAAACAAAAAACCGGCATGACTCCAACCTACTACATTACAGCCTTGCGCCTTCGGAACGCCTGCGTGCTGTTAAAGCAGACCGATTTAACCGTAAAAGAAATTGCGCTAAGTGTAGGCTTTTCGGACCAGATGTATTTCACACGGGTTTTCACCAAGCAGTTTGGCATACCTCCAAAGGCGTTCCGCCGTTAA